TCTTTCATCTTCAGCCGTTGCTACTTTTTCTTTTACGGTTGTAAAAAATGAGCAAGTTCGCATTCATGATATTCAAGGTGCATCACATATTTCTCCTTATAATGGGAAAAAAGTACGAAATGTAGAAGGTATTGTAACAGCGCTAGATAAGAATGGATTTTATATGCAAGACTCGCAGCCTGATAATGATCCTGCAACTTCAGAAGGGATTTATGTATATAAAAAAGAGGCAAATGTAGCTGCCGGAGATCTTGTTCAAATTGATGGAGAAGTCGAAGAGTTCATTGGATCTGGATATGCTGACAGATTTGATACAGATTTATCCATCACAGAAATTAAAGCAAGCAATATTGCTGTGAAAGCAAATAATCAACAATTGCCATCTGCGATTGTATTAGGTGAAAATGGCGTAAAGATTCCTGATCAAATTATTGATAATGATGCATTTGGTGTATTCGATCCAAATGAGGATGCAATTGACTTTTATGAGAGTTTAGAAGGTATGCGTGTTACAATGCCGACTCCTCAAATTGTTGGACCGCAGAAAAATGGGAATTTATATGTAACAATTGCAAATGGTGGAGATAAAGTAACTACGAAATATGGAACGCCGTTATTAGGCGAGAACCAATTCAATCCAGAGCGTCTATCTTTAAAAGTACCTCGTGATTATGTAGCGAAAGCAGGAGACAAGTTTACTGGAGATATAACAGGTGTAGTCGGGTATGACTATGGTGCGTATCGAATTTCACCAGTAACAGAATTACCATCAGTAACAGATGGTGGATTTAAACAAGTAGGGGCAAATATTCAGCCTCGCCTTGGAAAATTAACAGTAGCAACATATAACATTGAAAACTTTTCAGCGAATGCAAAAGAAACATCTGATGAAAAGGTAAAAGCAATTGCTTATTCTATTAAATATAATTTAAAGATGCCAGATATTATTGGTGTACAAGAAATGCAAGATAATAATGGATCAATCAATGATGGAACAACAGATGCTTCATTAAGTGCAAAGCGTATTATTGATGCGGTACAAGAGATTCGCGGGCCAAAATATGAATATGTAGAAGTTGCTCCGCAAAATAATCAAGATGGAGGAGCGCCAGGAGCGAACATTCGCGTTGGTTTCTTCTATAATCCATCACGTGTGAAATTGGCAGATAAGCCAAAGCTGTTAGAAACAAATCCAACGCGCATAGGACAAGAAAATTCGCTGTTTGATAATACTCGTAAACCGTTAGCTGCGGAGTTTACATTCCAAGGACAAAATATCGTCGTTGTTTCAAATCACTTAAATTCAAAACTTGGTGATGCGACGCCGTTTGGGAAAATTCAACCACTTGTATTAAAGAGTGAAGAGAAACGAATTCAGCTTGCACAAGAAGCAAATAATTTTGTAAAAGAAATTCAAAAACGAGATGTGAATGCACCAGTTGTTATAGTTGGTGATATGAATGACTTCGAATTCTCGAAACCACTGCAAGCATTAAAAGCAGAAAACATGCAAGATATGTTAGAAACGGTTTCGAAAGAAAATCGTTACACGTATATTCATGACGGAAATGCACAAGTATTAGATCATATTTTAGTAACGAATAATATTGCACCGCATACAGTTGTCGATCCGGTACATTTAAATTCAAACATTATGAAAGAACATGGCCGTGTAAGTGACCATGATCCAGTGCTTGCGCAAATTGATTTAAAAAAAGCTTCCTAAGTATAAATATCCCTCAGCATAATTGCTGAGGGATATTTTACATTACATACTAACTGATTTTTGAATCGATTTTTTACATCGCATTCTTTTTTGAAGTCTCCGCATATATTTCTTCCGATCTTTCTGTACACCTTTCATATACATAAATAAACTGATTCCAAAAAATAAGGTGCATTGCATGATTAAAATGTAAGGCGACATTCCTTGGAGCGGCTGTTTTGGGTCGTATAAATGAATAGGTGCTCCTCCAATCGTAGGGAATACGATATTTAAAACAACATATGGTAGAGAGGTTATAGCAAAAGGGAATAGAATTGCCATGTAATCTTTTCTGGACCATATGGATGCAGAGAGACCCAATACCGCCATAAGACCAGCAAACAAGAAATTAATCCCAATATATAGGGAAATATAAGTAATTGGAGAAGAGAAATACAATGATGCAAACATACCGTTGTCTTTTATAATACTTAAGGCGGGTGTAGGAATACCATCTTGGATTGTCAGCTTACAAAAAAGCAATGAAAATACGAATGGGAGAATATAAAGAAGCCCCCCGCTTAGGAAGGTAACGATATATTTCGTACATACATAGGGAAAAAAGGGAACTTCTTTACTTACAAATGATTTAAATTTATCAGCTTGATCAGAGTTGTAGCTTGTACTAAAAGGGAGTGCTGCTAGTACAGGCATTAAAAGCAAATACACATCCATTTCATCATCACGAAAGCCAATCCATTTATAAGCCGTTGCTAAAAGCTCGTCAGGTACCCCTCCTAAATATTTTAAAATATAGAAATAATGATAAATTGAAACAAGAATCAACCAACTAAACAAGAGAGTGAGAGAAATCTTATTTAAAAAGGCTTGTTTTATATGTAAGCTAAGTGCACGTATCATGATTGAAAGAGCCCCCACTATTTTTAATAAATATATCTATGTTTTATATTACTACTAATTGTAAAAAATTTCTTGTTTTTTCAATTGATAATTTGAAAAAGAGGGAAAATTCATAAAAGATATTGTTTTTGTTGCTTAATATTTGCTAATGGATTTTACTATGTTTCTTTACCTTTTCATTTTCTCCCTTTTTTTGATACACTATGACAGTAGTATCTTAAATAAAGGTCGATGTATAGATTTAAATGTTTTATACTTGGAAATAAATAAAAAGAGAACTTGTAAACAATGGAAAACCGTGATAATATCAAAAATGTACTAATTGACCGGATTATCCAATTGGTCATTTTTGGAGGTGAAGATGTGGCTGTCGATCGAAAACGTTCTATTATTGAAGCTGCAACAAAATCTTTCTCAGCATTTGGTTATAAGGCGACAACAATGGATCAAGTCGCAAAATTAGCGAATGTAGGGAAAGGAACAATTTATACTTTTTTCAAAAATAAAGAAGAATTATTTGGCGAAATTATTTCTAATTTAATTACTGAAATGAAGCAAGTTGCAAAAGAAGCAATTCGTCCAGATGTTTCATTTTTTGAAAATGTACATAGAGCATTATATAACATCTTAGAATTTAGAAAAGAACATCAGCTCATGATTAAACTGATTCAAGAAGAGCGAGATATGGGAACAAAAGAAGTACAAGATGTTATGCAACAAGTAGATGTTGAAATTGTATCTGTTATTCAATCTTATTTAGAAATTGCGATTGAAAAAGGTGAAATTAGTAAGTGTGATCCAGAAATTACCGCGTTTATCATGCTTCGGTTATATGTATCACTTATTTTCGATTGGGAAAAGAATCATGAACCATTAGAAAAGGAAAGAATTGCAGAATTATTTGAACTTTATTTGTTAAAGGGATTGTCAAACTAAGATAATCCTTTTATTATAGTTAAAAATGACCAATTGAACAAATCGGTCATAAGTCCAAAAGGGGGAAGTAGAGAAAAAATCAGATTACGTATGTAAGGCTGTGAAAAGATAATTTTTGAATACGTTCACGTTGACCAAATGAATTTAATAGTCATTCAAAATAAAAAGGTGCATAGAGTATAGAGATAAGGTGAAACGTTAATCAGTAGGTGCGCTTCATCCCCGGCTAATTATTAACGCTCACTAATCGGTCTTTTATGGAAAGTTGATTCCACGGAGGTCTTACTGTCCGCAAATAGCGGGATAAAAGTTAGGGTTAGGTAATATGTAGAACAGGATGTAACCTTTTTATTTACTCTAAAATGACTGATTGAACATTTCGGTCATAAACGAAGAGGAGGAAAACGAATGAGAGGATTTACGTTGCTTGGTAAGGAATTTACGGAAATTATAAAAAGCAAAAAAATCTTAATACCTATTATTGCTGTTTTATTTGTACCCATTTTATATGCTGGTATGTTTTTATTGGCCTTTTGGGATCCGTATGAACAGTTAGACGATTTACCAGTTGCGGTAGTTAATTTGGATAAGGGCGCAGTATTTGACGGAAAACCAATTGAGGTTGGTAAAGGGCTAGTAGATAAGTTAAAAGATAAAAAAAGCTTTAAATGGGAGTTTGTTAGTGAAAAAACAGCAAGAGAGGGAATGGAAAATCGAAAATATTATATGTTAGTTCGGATTCCAGAAAATTTCTCAGACAATGCGACAACGCTGTTAAAAGAAAATCCAAGACCATTAAACTTAGAATATATTCCAAACGAAAGCTTGAACTTCTTATCTTCACAAATCGGCGGAACAGCTATTGAAAAAATTAAAGGTGAAGTATCTAATACGTTAACAAAAACGTATGCAGAGAAAATGTTTGATTCTATAAAAGATGTTTCCAAAGGGTTTACTGATGCAAAAGATGGAGCAAATAAGCTGCATGATGGGGCTGGGGAGTTGCAGGATGGTTCTGGCAAGGTAACAGATGGTTTGCATACGCTGCAAGGGAAGTCTGGTGAGATGACAGCTGGTATTCATAAATTGCTAGATGGTTCAGGGAAAGTAATGAATGGTTTAAATACGTTAAATGGAAAAACTGGTGAAATGCAGAGTGGAATTGGAAAATTACTAGATGGATCTGGTCAAGTAACAAACGGTTTAAATACGTTAATCAGTAAGTCAGGTGAAATGCAAAATGGTATTGGAGAATTGTCAAATGGTTCTTCGGAAATATATCAAAACTTACAATTGCTAGCTAGTAAGTCGTTAGTATTTAATAATGGTTTACAAAAAGCTTCTGATGGAGCTGCTAAGTTGCAAACAGGAGCGGATAAATTAGAAGCAGGTCTTGGTCAGCTTCAAGATGGTCACGGAAAGTTAGCAGCAGGCGTACAAGATATTCAAAAAGGTGCGAATGATTTAAAAGGTGGTTTACAGGAATCATTAGCTGGTGTAACCGATATGCAAAATAAATTACCAGAGCTAACACATGGATCTGAACAAATTAGTAAGGGAGCCAATGAACTGGAACAAGGTGTATCACAGTGGAAAGCAAACGCAGATAGTCTATATACTAAGGCTAGTCAGACTGCAGATGGTGCCAAACAAGTGGATGATGGTTTAGCAGTATTGAATGAAAAAATTAAAAGTTTACCTGAAGAATCTAGAAAACAATTAGAACCTGTTATGGAGGAGCTAACAGCGGGGAGTAAAAAAGTTGTAGGTGGCACAGGCGGAATTGCAGAAGGTACAAAAGGACTTGCAGGTCAAGAGGGTGCGGGGAAAATTCAAGTAGGTGCGCAAAAACTTGCTGATGGTGCAAATGACCTTCAAAATGGTCAAGTTTTACTGAAAAATGGTGTTGATAAACTAAAAGGTGGTCAACAACAGCTTGCTGAAGGAGCAAACAAATTGGCAAATGGATTGTCATATCCAAAAACTGGGTTTGTTGCTAGATTCCAAACATTCGGTGAAAAATTAGGAGAAGCGAAGAATGGTGCTAGTGAATTAGCAGGAGGAAGTAAGCAATTAAATAGTGGTATAAGCGAGTTAGCGGGTGGTAGTCCACAATTAGTTGATGGTGTTAATCAATTAACAGAAGGAGCTGGTAAATTAAACGGTGGTTTAGGTAAATTATCTACCGGTTCAGGCCAGTTAATCGATGGTGTTAATCAATTAGCAAATGGCTCTAATCAAGTAACAGGCGGACTAGGTACCTTATCGGCTGGAGCTAACCAAATGGCTGGGGGAGTAGGTCAGTTAGCGGATGGTTCCGGTCAAGTAACCAATGGCTTAGGCGCATTATCAAGTGGAGCAGGACAATTAGTTGATGGAGTAAATAAACTAGCAGATGGCTCCGGAAAAGTAACAGATGGATTAGTAAAAGTAAATGATGGATCAGGTGAACTCGCTACAAAACTCGGCGAGGGGGCTGAGAAAACAGGTAAAGTAAAAGGAACGAATAAAACATATAATATGTTTGCAGATCCTGTGAAAGTACAAACTGAGAAAATGGCAGAGGTTCCAAACTACGGAACAGGATTTACACCATATTTCTTATCTCTAGGTTTATTTGTTGGGGCACTTTTATTATCGATTGTGTATCCATTACGTGATACAGTTGGTGTTCCAAAATCAGGATTTAGCTGGTTTATTAGTAAATTTGGTGTTTTATTATCAGTGGGTATTATTCAGGCTTTAGTAGCAGATTTAGTGCTATTGCTAGGGTTAGGTGTGGAAGTACAGAGTGTTCCATATTTCATTCTGTTTAGTATTCTTACAAGCTTAGCATTTATTGCGTTAATTCAATGCTTAGTAACAGCTTTTGGAGATGCAGGACGTTTTATTGCGATTTTAACATTAATTATGCAGTTAACAACAAGCGCAGGTACATTCCCACTTGAGTTAATCCCGAAATTTTTACAACACTTTAATGCGTGGTTACCAATGACATATTCTGTATCCGGATTTAAAGCAGTTGTATCAAGTGGAGACTTCGGATTTATGTGGCAAAATGCAGGGATATTAATGATCTTTATTGTTATATTATCACTTGGAACAATTGGTTCGTTGACTTGGATGCATAAGCGACAATTTCGGAATTTAGTAGAAGAAAAATCGATAGAAGCCTAGGGGAGTGATCCTCTAGGTTTTTTATTAAACAGTATCATGAAGATTTTTGTACAATTAGAAGAGAATTCATCATTCATGGATTTATGGATCGGAATAAAAGTATGTATCATGTAAATGTCAAGGAAGCGTGGAATAAGTGGGGGGATTTATAGATTATAGAAAAACATACTAATCCTAGTATGTTTCTTTGTGTTACCAAGTTTCACATAATGTACAAAAAATAACCATTTACACTATGGTAATATTAATAATGTAATCATATTAATTTAGAACGTAATGGAGATGATACAATATGACGACATATTTTATAGTTATGTTAATTATTCTCGGTGGTCTTAAAATAATAGTGACGTGCCTTCCAAGCTCTGTTGTGAAGTCGCTTTCCAGCAAATTTGAATTGCATCCAAAACTTAGTGATGCGGCTGTCACTGTAACCATCGACGGAAAGCAATTAGAAGGTAAAGATAAAATTCAAATTATTGATCAATTTAATGAAGCGATATTTTTAGAGAAATATTATTTTCCGCCACAGAGCAGTGGGACTCCAGTAGTTATTAATACGAAAAAAGGAAAAACCGATGTTCGTTTTTCTGTGTACAGTTACGACGATCACGTTGATGTAATCAAACAATACAAGAAAAAAGTAGTCGGGTATAGTCTGCGTTCCAAAGGCCTTCAAAACCGTTCTATGTTAGTAACTGAGGACTTAGCCTAAAAGGATTGGTACTGTCTGTTAATGCGGGATAAATCAGGTTAAATTAATTTGAAAATAATCTTTAAGTAAGTGTACTAGTTTACTTCTGTTCCAGATCAAAAAGAGGATTCCTAAAATATAGGGAATCCTTTTTCTTATTCACCAGGAGTTCTTTTAAATTAATAAGTAACTATATCTCTAGTAATAAAGTATCACTTATTTTAGAATAATATGCTGCTCCAGCCTTTCCTTCTGATGAAGGTGGTGAGAGAAATGCATATAAATCAATTGAAACCACTCTACAGCATTTAAGTACCCAAGTCCTGGATGTGCCACTTTATAATTGGCTAGAATTGAAGGGAGTTGTGGCTTAATCCCTTTCATTTTCTCAATGATCTGTAACAATGCTTGTTTAATTTCCTCTTTATCTGTAAGATTTTCAGGCGTGTATCCTGGGCGATCAGGTATTTTTATTTGTACTGGAGGGAAAGCACCCATTGCATATATTTTTTCACCCATTTCTGTTTTCTTACCATCTATAGTTGCAGAATCAGTTGTACACTTTGCAATGGCATCTAATTGCATATTTGAAGCTGTAAGTAAGTGATTATACATTTGTCCAAGAGACCATTCGTCTTCGGAAGGTTTTCTTCTCAATTGTTCAAGGGAGTATTTCTCTAATTCTTTTATGTAATACATTGCTACACTTTCAAATTTCTCTAAAATGACATTTGGATTCATAGGATTAGCTCCTTTTCTTTTATAAAATGTGGTTCTTAAGGATCACTATAAACGAGTGATGTTGACACCATTATGTCAGCAGTGAAAGAAAAAATTACATTTGTAGCATTTTCTTTGCTTCTTCTCGAAGTTTCTCAGAAAGAATAGTCGGTTCTAGCACTTTTACTTGGCTTCCCCAGCTCAATACCCATGGAAATACTTCATCTATACTTCTTGATGTTAGAAGCACATGAAAGCCATCATCTTTTTGTTCATAGGAATCTATAAAAAAGTAGCGAGACTCAATAATTTTGTGTGCAATATGGGATGGAAATAATAAATGAATGATAATGGTTCGATTATTTTCAGGTTGATAGTCTGGTAAATAAAAGTTCTCCGGTTTAGTAAAGAACGTTTGCTCTTGCTGTAAGTTGTCCATGCGATTCAAACGGAAATGACGTATTTGTTGCCGAAGTAGACAATGGGCAACAATGTACCAAATCCCTGAAATATTGACTAAACCATAAGGATTTACCGTACGTTTATTTTGTTCACTTTGATTCAGTTTACGATAAGAAAAAGAAACACATTGTTGTTCCTGAATAGATTCTTGTAATAGAAGAAGTTGTTTCTCTAGTTGTTCTTGAGCAAATGTTTGATGAGAGAAAGTACCGGAGAGGAAACGAAAAGTTCCTCTTAACTCCTTGACCTTCTTTTGCTGTTCAGAAGGGAGGATTGCTTCTAATTTTTCTTTAGCAGATTTTGCATGTGTAGAAAAAGCTGAGTCGAGATTTTGTTCGACATAATCACTTCCTAATAGAAGAGTTACTGCCTCTTCTGGTTTGAATTGAATGGGCGGCAAGAAATAACCATCCATTAAAGAATAACCTTGTCCAGGCATTGAAAAGATTGGGACACCTGATTCACTGAGTGCTTGCATATCTCTGTATATTGTTCTTTTACATATTTCAAATTTTTCAGCTAAGCTGTTAGCTGTGACGATTTGCTTTCTCTGTAATTCAATGAGAATAGAAAGTAAACAATCTGTTCGATTCATGAAATATCATCCTTCATATGTAATAAATATCCTTATTGTGAAGTTCTAAATATGAGTCAAATCTTCCTGCAAATAACAGACTTTTTTCTATGTATAATATTAATATAGTAAAATCATGCGAGCCTGTATTGCGGTTTCCAATAATATACTATATAATCTACTTAAGAAAACGTTTTCATACAAAGGGGGAGAATTTCGTGTCAACGATCGAGGACGTGGCGAAATTAGCGGGGTTATCAAGAACAACGGTTTCTCGGGTGATTAACAACCATCCGTATGTATCAGATGAGAAGAAAAAGAGAGTTCAATTGGCGATGAAGCATTTAGGATTCGTTCCTAATTCTGCAGCAAGAAGACTTCGTAAACAGAAAACAGAAACAATTGCAGTTCTTGTTCCAAGAATTACAAATCCTTTTTTCAGTAGATTTATTGAAGCAATTGAAATTGCTGCTTCCGAACATAAATATAAACTGATTATTTGTCAAACAAGATATTTACCAGAAAAAGAGATGGAATACTTACAACTGTTATCAACAAAACAAGTTGATGGTATTATCTTATGTTCACTTGAGAATCCATGGGAGAACGTGGAGCCATATTTACAACACGGTCCAATCGTGTTATGTAATGAATACATTGAAGAAGCAAATATTCCAACGGTTAAATTTGATCATGCGCAAGGGGCATACATAGCTGCGAAACATGTGCTAGAACAAGATTATCGCAACCTTATTTTTTGCCGTGGAAATGAAACAAAAGTAGTGAGCCAACAGCGAAAAATGGGCTTTTTACGTGCAATCACTGAAAAGAGCAAAGAAGTAGAAGCGATTGACTTTCTTGAAAACGCTTTCTCTTGGGAAGATGGAAAAAGAATATTCCATGAAGTATTAAAGGACAAAAAAAATCCTACCGCTATTTTGGCAGGAGGCGATGAAGTCGCAGCTGGAATTATCGCAGAAGCGAAACGCCATGGCTGGAGCATTCCTGATGATTTAGCTGTAGTTGGCTTTGATAATCAAATTTTATCACAGATTACAGAACCGGGTATTACAACGATTGAACAGCCAATTGATGAAATGGCTCATAAAGTTGTTGATTTAATGATGGATAAAATCCATACGAAAAATTATCGTAAAAAAGAATTGTATGAGTTTGAACTGGAGCTCTTGGTGAAAGGTTCAACGATGAAAAATACGATGTTACTAGCCTAGTAGACAATGTCTGCTAGGTTTTTCTTATGTTTACAAACTATTATTCTTCGTGAACGCAATCGTCACATTTATTATGATATGCTTCGTGTTGCTCATCAATTTCCTTCCCGCAGTGCGCACACGTTTTTGTTGGTAAATTTCTGAAAAATTCCATCGGTTGATCGATCATGTAAATCCCTCCATTTCCATTTCTTAGTATCATTGTATTAGTACAAAAATGAAATGTCAACAACTGTTTTATAACAAAGTGAAAAATAATGAAAAAGTTTAGGAAATGGATTATAGTTAACAATGTAGAGTGTAAGTAAAAATCTTTCTCATTAGAGGAAGAATACTGCATTTCTAGTGGTTTAGAAAGGATGGATACATATGAAAATGACTGTTGTTGGCTTTTGGGGCGGCTTTCCAGAAGTGGGAGAAGCAACGTCGGGGTATTTGTTTGAACACGATGGTTTTCGTTTACTTGTTGACTGTGGTAGTGGTGTACTAGCACAGATTCAAAAATATATAACACCATCTGATATAGATGCGGTTCTGTTGTCACATTATCATCACGATCATGTTGCGGATATTGGAGTATTGCAATATGCAAGATTAATTACAAGCATGGCAAAAGGGCAATTACCAGAACTACCGATTTATGGACATGGATTTGATGTGCAAGGATTCTCTTCCTTAACACATGCACCACACACGAAAGGGATTGTGTACAATCCGGAAGAAACATTACAGATTGGGCCGTTCTCTATTTCATTTTTAAAGACGGTGCATCCTGTTATATGCTATGCGATGCGTATTACGGTGGGAGATAAAGTTATCGTATATAGTGCTGATTCTAGCTACATTCCTGAATTTATTCCATTTACAAAAGATGCAGATTTATTTATTTGTGAGTGTAATATGTATGCACATCAGGAAGCTGCAAAAGCAGGGCATATGAATAGTACAGAAGTAGCGGATATTGCAAAGAATGCAAATGTAAAGGAATTACTGTTAACGCATCTGCCGCACACAGGAAACATATCTGATTTAGTAGAAGAAGCAAAACAAATTTTTGACGGCCGCATTACGCTTGCGCATAGCGGTTATGTTTGGAATTCATGAGGTGAGATATGATGTTATTTATTGATAATAAAGGAATTACAGATCCAACAATTAACTTAGCGATTGAAGAATACTGCGTGAAAAATTTAGATATTAATGAAACATACCTTTTGTTCTACATTAACGAACCTTCTATTATCATTGGAAAAAACCAAAACACAGTAGAAGAAATTAATGCTGATTATGTAAAAGAAAAAGGTATTCATGTCGTAAGGCGCTTGTCTGGCGGAGGCGCTGTATATCATGATTTAGGGAACTTAAACTTCAGCTTTATTACGAAAGATGATGGGGATAGTTTTCATAACTTTAAAAAGTTCACAGAGCCTGTTACGAAAGCGCTTGGAAAATTAGGTGTAAATGCAGAGCTTAGCGGTCGTAATGACATTTTAGCTGAAGGTAGAAAAATTTCAGGTAATGCGCAGTTTTCAACGAAAGGTCGTATGTTTAGTCACGGTACATTACTATTTGATTCTGAAATCGATCACGTTGTATCTGCACTCAAAGTAAAAATGGATAAGATTCAATCAAAAGGGATTAAATCAATTCGTAGCCGCGTAGCGAACATTACGGAATTTTTAAATGAAAAAATGACAACGGAAGAATTTAAACAGCTTCTTCTAGCGACGATTTTTGAAGGAGAAACAGAAATTCCAACGTATGAATT
This sequence is a window from Bacillus pseudomycoides DSM 12442. Protein-coding genes within it:
- a CDS encoding lipoate--protein ligase; its protein translation is MLFIDNKGITDPTINLAIEEYCVKNLDINETYLLFYINEPSIIIGKNQNTVEEINADYVKEKGIHVVRRLSGGGAVYHDLGNLNFSFITKDDGDSFHNFKKFTEPVTKALGKLGVNAELSGRNDILAEGRKISGNAQFSTKGRMFSHGTLLFDSEIDHVVSALKVKMDKIQSKGIKSIRSRVANITEFLNEKMTTEEFKQLLLATIFEGETEIPTYELTEEDWKEIYKISEERYRNWDWNYGKSPKFNLQHSHRFPVGQVDVRLEVTKGTVTECKVYGDFFGVEDVHDIEECLTGVQFDKEAFAAALEDVDVKRYFGNITKEDFLALFF